A single Vespula vulgaris chromosome 3, iyVesVulg1.1, whole genome shotgun sequence DNA region contains:
- the LOC127062794 gene encoding uncharacterized protein DDB_G0283357-like isoform X2: MDNMFSSDNIYLRCYFFVIFFATTYAAPGGLGSFAGSNSAAFSSASANAYAGSVASAISSANAFTGGTFPSKNPDGTYGLTHQEGTSAGSGSYVGLESINPDSNKFGSPHQAFGTKRSYNDNKSQTVCSGCPNVKEKWELDNYDDQSEEEPQEEEEEDDCDDGQYRPEHHYHHHKSKVDKKQEQQTVSSVHKIGNNDQYNYNQSNDKDGYTTSDNKGQENIHDGRYNNYGNSGHVGANNQNLNNNYNAYQHNTGALKDSLHPSSSWTDINKKKENENKNSGNSGVVTPTSPNTYTPTIGKNYGNTNIGATGGITPSQINLGLTRGTNADCSNTKSGSRANCVESIADSNSNQAPVKLSQSNIKKTINVISSEGNRATTECNNLHGNCDNSKTGETAQYQSTSIDSTNNLQNGYTDSTGKKNKPHSYDQEKTGQWRDQPNKGNLPSGPAGNVGAGSGCTPGVSSPACSNEASTLQKNTPIPTQTYGTAGSGPSNVGVGNKPHSYDQQNTGQWRDQPNKGNLPNGPAGNVGAGSGCTPGVSSPACSNEASTLQKNTPIPTQTYGTAGSGPSNVGVGNKPHSYDQQNTGQWRDQPNKGNLPSGPAGNVGAGSGCTPGVSSPACSNEASTLQKNTPIPTQTYGTVGSGPSNVGVGNKPHSYDQQNTGQWRDQPNKGNLPSGPAGNVGAGSGCTPGVSSPACSNEASTLQKNTPIPTQTYGTAGSGPSNVGVGNKPHSYDQQNTGQWRDQPNKGNLPNGPAGNVGAGSGCTPGVSSPACSNEASTLQKNTPIPTQTYGTAGSGPSNVGVGNKPHSYDQQNTGQWRDQPNKGNLPNGPAGNVGAGSGCTPGVSSPACSNEASTLQKNTPIPTQTYGTAGSGPSNVGVGNKPHSYDQQNTGQWRDQPNKGNLPNGPAGNVGAGSGCTPGVSSPACSNEASTLQKNTPIPTQTYGTAGSGPSNVGVGNKPHSYDQQNTGQWRDQPNKGNLPSGPAGNVGAGSGCTPGVSSPACSNEASTLQKNTPIPTQTYGTVGSGPSNVGVTNKPHSYDQQNTGQWRDQPNKSNLPSEPASNVGAGSGCTSGGSSICTSEIPSVQKNIPTSSYTFGTVATGPYQSNKDTKQSGNCGAFSSSTCVSSTEVPIGSSQKIDGGIGSGHNVHGQTNSGNKNSYPLNAGNPFLHGGQDNLKPFIHTTSSPIFITNNVDSIGTTSKPIGFGNPFLDGTIGNTFGTEHDKHNTGINPIKSDPLNKPIGAGNPFLTNSGNGGSKSSTPIYSGASIGSISSPSILPSVTTVLPIGQNNPFLEVSGGNVVNKYPPGVYPSVAENNKNVFSGSGTPANKEFPKSGVGITSSGSNPNTNRGVKGGNQHNKIFENVATSNAGALSTGNIDTDKSTGLNIPNAYNNNNNVGHGASSLPGTANINKPSYTLSTSPESYGHKDTLPRTSGSDSATNGNGNSPSNSLINGHNANGPFNPQITNAGAQSFAGAHAGSFASSFSSSQASSSSSSFASSKSGSYTANGDPNVLHQLNRNWPFDIATSVSGASSWPSLNAGSHASAFASSSAGSWSGSEPIGVKS, from the exons atggACAATATGTTTTCCTCggacaatatttatttaagatgttatttttttgttattttttttgctACGACGTACGCAGCTCCAG GAGGTTTAGGATCGTTTGCCGGTAGTAATTCCGCTGCATTCa gtAGTGCTTCAGCTAATGCATATGCAGGCTCTGTTGCAAGTGCAATCAGTTCTGCAAATGCTTTCACTGGTGGTACTTTCCCTTCAAAAAATCCTGATGGAACATATGGATTAACTCATCAGGAAGGCACTTCTGCTGGGTCTGGAAGCTATGTAGGACTTGAAAGTATTAATCCAGATTCTAATAAGTTTGGATCACCACATCAAGCCTTTGGTACTAAAAGAAGTTACAATGATAACAAGTCTCAAACAGTATGTTCTGGATGTccaaatgtaaaagaaaaatgggaaTTAGATAATTATGATGATCAATCTGAAGAAGAACcacaagaagaagaggaagaagatgattGTGACGATGGTCAATACAGACCTGAACATCATTATCACCATCATAAAAGTAAAGTAGATAAGAAACAAGAACAACAAACTGTGTCAAGTGTACATAAAATAGGAAACAACGatcaatataattacaatCAAAGTAATGATAAAGATGGATATACCACTAGTGATAATAAAGGACAAGAGAATATTCATGATGGAAGATATAATAACTATGGTAATTCTGGACATGTTGGAgcaaataatcaaaatttaaataataattataatgctTATCAACATAACACTGGTGCTTTGAAAGATTCTTTGCATCCTTCTTCAAGCTGGactgatataaataaaaagaaagaaaatgaaaataaaaattcaggCAATTCTGGAGTTGTAACACCTACTTCACCTAACACCTACACACCTACTATTGGAAAGAATTATGGAAATACAAATATAGGTGCAACTGGTGGTATAACACCAAGCCAAATAAATTTAGGCTTGACAAGAGGCACCAATGCAGATTGTTCTAATACTAAATCTGGATCCAGAGCAAACTGTGTAGAAAGTATAGCTGATTCTAATTCAAATCAAGCACCTGTTAAATTAAGccaatcaaatattaaaaaaactaTTAATGTAATAAGTTCAGAAGGAAACAGAGCTACTACAGAATGCAACAATTTACATGGAAATTGTGATAATAGTAAAACAGGTGAAACGGCACAATACCAATCTACATCTATAGATAGTACAAATAATTTGCAGAATGGATACACTGACAGtactggaaaaaaaaataaaccacATTCATATGATCAAGAAAAAACAGGACAATGGAGAGATCAACCTAATAAAGGTAATTTGCCAAGTGGACCTGCTGGTAATGTGGGTGCAGGTTCTGGTTGTACTCCTGGAGTCTCTTCTC CTGCTTGTTCAAATGAAGCATCAACTCTTCAAAAGAACACACCAATTCCTACTCAAACATATGGAACTGCTGGTAGTGGACCTAGTAATGTAGGTGTAGGAAATAAACCTCATTCATATGACCAACAAAACACAGGACAATGGAGAGATCAACCTAATAAAGGTAATTTGCCAAATGGACCTGCTGGTAATGTGGGTGCAGGTTCTGGTTGTACTCCTGGAGTCTCTTCACCTGCTTGTTCAAATGAAGCATCAACTCTTCAAAAGAACACACCAATTCCTACTCAAACATATGGAACTGCTGGTAGTGGACCTAGTAATGTAGGTGTAGGAAATAAACCTCATTCATATGACCAACAAAACACAGGACAATGGAGAGATCAACCTAATAAAGGTAATTTGCCAAGTGGACCTGCTGGTAATGTGGGTGCAGGTTCTGGTTGTACTCCTGGAGTCTCTTCTCCTGCTTGTTCAAATGAAGCATCAACTCTGCAAAAGAACACACCAATTCCTACTCAAACATATGGAACTGTTGGTAGTGGACCTAGTAATGTAGGCGTAGGAAACAAACCTCATTCGTATGATCAACAAAACACAGGACAATGGAGAGATCAACCTAATAAAGGTAATTTGCCAAGTGGACCTGCTGGTAATGTGGGTGCAGGTTCTGGTTGTACTCCTGGAGTCTCTTCACCTGCTTGTTCAAATGAAGCATCAACTCTTCAAAAGAACACACCAATTCCTACTCAAACATATGGAACTGCTGGTAGTGGACCTAGTAATGTAGGTGTAGGAAACAAACCTCATTCGTATGATCAACAAAATACAGGACAATGGAGAGATCAACCTAATAAAGGTAATTTGCCAAATGGACCTGCTGGTAATGTGGGTGCAGGTTCTGGTTGTACTCCTGGAGTCTCTTCTCCTGCTTGTTCAAATGAAGCATCAACTCTTCAAAAGAACACACCAATTCCTACTCAAACATATGGAACTGCTGGTAGTGGACCTAGTAATGTAGGTGTAGGAAATAAACCTCATTCATATGACCAACAAAACACAGGACAATGGAGAGATCAACCTAATAAAGGTAATTTGCCAAATGGACCTGCTGGTAATGTGGGTGCAGGTTCTGGTTGTACGCCTGGAGTCTCTTCTCCTGCTTGTTCAAATGAAGCATCAACTCTTCAAAAGAACACACCAATTCCTACTCAAACATATGGAACTGCTGGTAGTGGACCTAGTAATGTAGGTGTAGGAAATAAACCTCATTCATATGACCAACAAAACACAGGACAATGGAGAGATCAACCTAATAAAGGTAATTTGCCAAATGGACCTGCTGGTAATGTGGGTGCAGGTTCTGGTTGTACGCCTGGAGTCTCTTCTCCTGCTTGTTCAAATGAAGCATCAACTCTTCAAAAGAACACACCAATTCCTACTCAAACATATGGAACTGCTGGTAGTGGACCTAGTAATGTAGGTGTAGGAAATAAACCTCATTCATATGACCAACAAAACACAGGACAATGGAGAGATCAACCTAATAAAGGTAATTTGCCAAGTGGACCTGCTGGTAATGTGGGTGCAGGTTCTGGTTGTACTCCTGGAGTCTCTTCTCCTGCTTGTTCAAATGAAGCATCAACTCTGCAAAAGAACACACCAATTCCTACTCAAACATATGGAACTGTTGGTAGTGGACCTAGTAATGTAGGTGTAACAAACAAACCTCATTCGTATGATCAACAAAATACAGGACAATGGAGAGATCAAcctaataaaagtaatttgcCAAGTGAACCTGCTAGTAATGTGGGTGCAGGATCTGGTTGTACATCCGGAGGCTCTTCTATCTGTACAAGTGAAATACCATCTGtgcaaaaaaatattccaactTCTTCTTATACATTTGGGACTGTTGCTACTGGACCTTATCAAAGTAATAAAGATACTAAACAATCAGGAAATTGTGGTGCGTTTAGTAGTAGCACATGCGTAAGTAGCACTGAAGTTCCTATAGGAAGTTCTCAAAAAATAGATGGTGGTATTGGAAGTGGACACAATGTTCATGGACAAACTAACtctggaaataaaaattcatatccATTGAATGCTGGAAATCCTTTCTTACATGGTGGACAAGATAATCTGAAACCATTTATACATACGACTAGTTCAcctatatttattacaaacaaTGTTGATTCAATAGGTACAACTTCCAAACCTATTGGTTTTGGAAATCCTTTTCTAGATGGCACCATAGGTAATACATTCGGAACCGAACATGATAAACATAATACAGGAATAAATCCTATTAAAAGTGATCCTTTAAATAAGCCTATTGGTGCAGGCAATCCATTTTTAACAAATAGCGGAAATGGAGGAAGTAAAAGCAGTACTCCAATTTATTCTGGTGCAAGTATAGGAAGCATTTCAAGTCCCAGCATTCTACCATCAGTTACAACTGTCCTACCTATTGGGCAAAATAATCCATTTTTGGAAGTATCAGGTGGAAATGTAGTAAACAAATATCCTCCCGGTGTATATCCAAGTGTAgctgaaaacaataaaaatgtattctctGGAAGTGGAACTCCTGCAAATAAAGAATTTCCTAAATCAGGAGTAGGAATTACATCTTCTGGAAGTAATCCAAATACAAATCGTGGAGTAAAAGGTGGTAATCAgcataacaaaatatttgaaaatgttgCAACTAGTAACGCAGGTGCTTTGAGTACTGGAAACATTGATACTGACAAAAGTACTGGACTGAATATTCCTAatgcatataataataataataatgttggTCATGGTGCCAGTTCGTTGCCAGGAACAGCTAATATTAACAAACCTTCTTATACACTTTCAACATCTCCTGAATCTTATGGTCATAAAGATACGTTACCACGAACAAGTGGAAGTGATAGCGCCACCAATGGCAATGGAAATTCACCGTCCAATTCTTTGATTAATGGTCATAATGCAAATGGTCCATTTAATCCTCAAATAACAAATGCCGGAGCACAATCATTTGCAGGTGCTCATGCCGGAAGTTTCGCTAGTTCTTTTAGTAGTTCTCAAGCTTCAAGTTCAAGCTCGAGTTTTGCCAGCAGTAAATCTGGATCATATACAGCCAATGGAG ATCCGAATGTTTTGCATCAATTAAATAGGAATTGGCCGTTTGACATTGCTACAAGCGTGAGTGGAGCCAGTTCTTGGCCATCTTTAAATGCAGGATCGCACGCCTCTGCATTTGCTAGTAGTAGTGCTGGCA GTTGGTCCGGATCTGAACCGATCGGtgtaaaaagttaa
- the LOC127062794 gene encoding uncharacterized protein DDB_G0283357-like isoform X18, with translation MDNMFSSDNIYLRCYFFVIFFATTYAAPGGLGSFAGSNSAAFSSASANAYAGSVASAISSANAFTGGTFPSKNPDGTYGLTHQEGTSAGSGSYVGLESINPDSNKFGSPHQAFGTKRSYNDNKSQTVCSGCPNVKEKWELDNYDDQSEEEPQEEEEEDDCDDGQYRPEHHYHHHKSKVDKKQEQQTVSSVHKIGNNDQYNYNQSNDKDGYTTSDNKGQENIHDGRYNNYGNSGHVGANNQNLNNNYNAYQHNTGALKDSLHPSSSWTDINKKKENENKNSGNSGVVTPTSPNTYTPTIGKNYGNTNIGATGGITPSQINLGLTRGTNADCSNTKSGSRANCVESIADSNSNQAPVKLSQSNIKKTINVISSEGNRATTECNNLHGNCDNSKTGETAQYQSTSIDSTNNLQNGYTDSTGKKNKPHSYDQEKTGQWRDQPNKGNLPSGPAGNVGAGSGCTPGVSSPACSNEASTLQKNTPIPTQTYGTVGSGTSNVGVGNKPHSYDQQNTGQWRDQPNKGNLPSGPAGNVGAGSGCTPGVSSPACSNEASTLQKNTPIPTQTYGTAGSGPSNVGVGNKPHSYDQQNTGQWRDQPNKGNLPSGPAGNVGAGSGCTPGVSSPACSNEASTLQKNTPIPTQTYGTAGSGPSNVGVGNKPHSYDQQNTGQWRDQPNKGNLPNGPAGNVGAGSGCTPGVSSPACSNEASTLQKNTPIPTQTYGTAGSGPSNVGVGNKPHSYDQQNTGQWRDQPNKGNLPNGPAGNVGAGSGCTPGVSSPACSNEASTLQKNTPIPTQTYGTAGSGPSNVGVGNKPHSYDQQNTGQWRDQPNKGNLPNGPAGNVGAGSGCTPGVSSPACSNEASTLQKNTPIPTQTYGTAGSGPSNVGVGNKPHSYDQQNTGQWRDQPNKGNLPSGPAGNVGAGSGCTPGVSSPACSNEASTLQKNTPIPTQTYGTVGSGPSNVGVTNKPHSYDQQNTGQWRDQPNKSNLPSEPASNVGAGSGCTSGGSSICTSEIPSVQKNIPTSSYTFGTVATGPYQSNKDTKQSGNCGAFSSSTCVSSTEVPIGSSQKIDGGIGSGHNVHGQTNSGNKNSYPLNAGNPFLHGGQDNLKPFIHTTSSPIFITNNVDSIGTTSKPIGFGNPFLDGTIGNTFGTEHDKHNTGINPIKSDPLNKPIGAGNPFLTNSGNGGSKSSTPIYSGASIGSISSPSILPSVTTVLPIGQNNPFLEVSGGNVVNKYPPGVYPSVAENNKNVFSGSGTPANKEFPKSGVGITSSGSNPNTNRGVKGGNQHNKIFENVATSNAGALSTGNIDTDKSTGLNIPNAYNNNNNVGHGASSLPGTANINKPSYTLSTSPESYGHKDTLPRTSGSDSATNGNGNSPSNSLINGHNANGPFNPQITNAGAQSFAGAHAGSFASSFSSSQASSSSSSFASSKSGSYTANGDPNVLHQLNRNWPFDIATSVSGASSWPSLNAGSHASAFASSSAGSWSGSEPIGVKS, from the exons atggACAATATGTTTTCCTCggacaatatttatttaagatgttatttttttgttattttttttgctACGACGTACGCAGCTCCAG GAGGTTTAGGATCGTTTGCCGGTAGTAATTCCGCTGCATTCa gtAGTGCTTCAGCTAATGCATATGCAGGCTCTGTTGCAAGTGCAATCAGTTCTGCAAATGCTTTCACTGGTGGTACTTTCCCTTCAAAAAATCCTGATGGAACATATGGATTAACTCATCAGGAAGGCACTTCTGCTGGGTCTGGAAGCTATGTAGGACTTGAAAGTATTAATCCAGATTCTAATAAGTTTGGATCACCACATCAAGCCTTTGGTACTAAAAGAAGTTACAATGATAACAAGTCTCAAACAGTATGTTCTGGATGTccaaatgtaaaagaaaaatgggaaTTAGATAATTATGATGATCAATCTGAAGAAGAACcacaagaagaagaggaagaagatgattGTGACGATGGTCAATACAGACCTGAACATCATTATCACCATCATAAAAGTAAAGTAGATAAGAAACAAGAACAACAAACTGTGTCAAGTGTACATAAAATAGGAAACAACGatcaatataattacaatCAAAGTAATGATAAAGATGGATATACCACTAGTGATAATAAAGGACAAGAGAATATTCATGATGGAAGATATAATAACTATGGTAATTCTGGACATGTTGGAgcaaataatcaaaatttaaataataattataatgctTATCAACATAACACTGGTGCTTTGAAAGATTCTTTGCATCCTTCTTCAAGCTGGactgatataaataaaaagaaagaaaatgaaaataaaaattcaggCAATTCTGGAGTTGTAACACCTACTTCACCTAACACCTACACACCTACTATTGGAAAGAATTATGGAAATACAAATATAGGTGCAACTGGTGGTATAACACCAAGCCAAATAAATTTAGGCTTGACAAGAGGCACCAATGCAGATTGTTCTAATACTAAATCTGGATCCAGAGCAAACTGTGTAGAAAGTATAGCTGATTCTAATTCAAATCAAGCACCTGTTAAATTAAGccaatcaaatattaaaaaaactaTTAATGTAATAAGTTCAGAAGGAAACAGAGCTACTACAGAATGCAACAATTTACATGGAAATTGTGATAATAGTAAAACAGGTGAAACGGCACAATACCAATCTACATCTATAGATAGTACAAATAATTTGCAGAATGGATACACTGACAGtactggaaaaaaaaataaaccacATTCATATGATCAAGAAAAAACAGGACAATGGAGAGATCAACCTAATAAAGGTAATTTGCCAAGTGGACCTGCTGGTAATGTGGGTGCAG GTTCTGGTTGTACGCCTGGAGTCTCTTCTCCTGCTTGTTCAAATGAAGCATCAACTCTGCAAAAGAACACACCAATTCCTACTCAAACATATGGAACTGTTGGTAGTGGAACTAGTAATGTAGGCGTAGGAAACAAACCTCATTCGTATGATCAACAAAACACAGGACAATGGAGAGATCAACCTAATAAAGGTAATTTGCCAAGTGGACCTGCTGGTAATGTGGGTGCAGGTTCTGGTTGTACTCCTGGAGTCTCTTCACCTGCTTGTTCAAATGAAGCATCAACTCTTCAAAAGAACACACCAATTCCTACTCAAACATATGGAACTGCTGGTAGTGGACCTAGTAATGTAGGTGTAGGAAATAAACCTCATTCATATGACCAACAAAACACAGGACAATGGAGAGATCAACCTAATAAAG GTAATTTGCCAAGTGGACCTGCTGGTAATGTGGGTGCAGGTTCTGGTTGTACTCCTGGAGTCTCTTCACCTGCTTGTTCAAATGAAGCATCAACTCTTCAAAAGAACACACCAATTCCTACTCAAACATATGGAACTGCTGGTAGTGGACCTAGTAATGTAGGTGTAGGAAACAAACCTCATTCGTATGATCAACAAAATACAGGACAATGGAGAGATCAACCTAATAAAGGTAATTTGCCAAATGGACCTGCTGGTAATGTGGGTGCAGGTTCTGGTTGTACTCCTGGAGTCTCTTCTCCTGCTTGTTCAAATGAAGCATCAACTCTTCAAAAGAACACACCAATTCCTACTCAAACATATGGAACTGCTGGTAGTGGACCTAGTAATGTAGGTGTAGGAAATAAACCTCATTCATATGACCAACAAAACACAGGACAATGGAGAGATCAACCTAATAAAGGTAATTTGCCAAATGGACCTGCTGGTAATGTGGGTGCAGGTTCTGGTTGTACGCCTGGAGTCTCTTCTCCTGCTTGTTCAAATGAAGCATCAACTCTTCAAAAGAACACACCAATTCCTACTCAAACATATGGAACTGCTGGTAGTGGACCTAGTAATGTAGGTGTAGGAAATAAACCTCATTCATATGACCAACAAAACACAGGACAATGGAGAGATCAACCTAATAAAGGTAATTTGCCAAATGGACCTGCTGGTAATGTGGGTGCAGGTTCTGGTTGTACGCCTGGAGTCTCTTCTCCTGCTTGTTCAAATGAAGCATCAACTCTTCAAAAGAACACACCAATTCCTACTCAAACATATGGAACTGCTGGTAGTGGACCTAGTAATGTAGGTGTAGGAAATAAACCTCATTCATATGACCAACAAAACACAGGACAATGGAGAGATCAACCTAATAAAGGTAATTTGCCAAGTGGACCTGCTGGTAATGTGGGTGCAGGTTCTGGTTGTACTCCTGGAGTCTCTTCTCCTGCTTGTTCAAATGAAGCATCAACTCTGCAAAAGAACACACCAATTCCTACTCAAACATATGGAACTGTTGGTAGTGGACCTAGTAATGTAGGTGTAACAAACAAACCTCATTCGTATGATCAACAAAATACAGGACAATGGAGAGATCAAcctaataaaagtaatttgcCAAGTGAACCTGCTAGTAATGTGGGTGCAGGATCTGGTTGTACATCCGGAGGCTCTTCTATCTGTACAAGTGAAATACCATCTGtgcaaaaaaatattccaactTCTTCTTATACATTTGGGACTGTTGCTACTGGACCTTATCAAAGTAATAAAGATACTAAACAATCAGGAAATTGTGGTGCGTTTAGTAGTAGCACATGCGTAAGTAGCACTGAAGTTCCTATAGGAAGTTCTCAAAAAATAGATGGTGGTATTGGAAGTGGACACAATGTTCATGGACAAACTAACtctggaaataaaaattcatatccATTGAATGCTGGAAATCCTTTCTTACATGGTGGACAAGATAATCTGAAACCATTTATACATACGACTAGTTCAcctatatttattacaaacaaTGTTGATTCAATAGGTACAACTTCCAAACCTATTGGTTTTGGAAATCCTTTTCTAGATGGCACCATAGGTAATACATTCGGAACCGAACATGATAAACATAATACAGGAATAAATCCTATTAAAAGTGATCCTTTAAATAAGCCTATTGGTGCAGGCAATCCATTTTTAACAAATAGCGGAAATGGAGGAAGTAAAAGCAGTACTCCAATTTATTCTGGTGCAAGTATAGGAAGCATTTCAAGTCCCAGCATTCTACCATCAGTTACAACTGTCCTACCTATTGGGCAAAATAATCCATTTTTGGAAGTATCAGGTGGAAATGTAGTAAACAAATATCCTCCCGGTGTATATCCAAGTGTAgctgaaaacaataaaaatgtattctctGGAAGTGGAACTCCTGCAAATAAAGAATTTCCTAAATCAGGAGTAGGAATTACATCTTCTGGAAGTAATCCAAATACAAATCGTGGAGTAAAAGGTGGTAATCAgcataacaaaatatttgaaaatgttgCAACTAGTAACGCAGGTGCTTTGAGTACTGGAAACATTGATACTGACAAAAGTACTGGACTGAATATTCCTAatgcatataataataataataatgttggTCATGGTGCCAGTTCGTTGCCAGGAACAGCTAATATTAACAAACCTTCTTATACACTTTCAACATCTCCTGAATCTTATGGTCATAAAGATACGTTACCACGAACAAGTGGAAGTGATAGCGCCACCAATGGCAATGGAAATTCACCGTCCAATTCTTTGATTAATGGTCATAATGCAAATGGTCCATTTAATCCTCAAATAACAAATGCCGGAGCACAATCATTTGCAGGTGCTCATGCCGGAAGTTTCGCTAGTTCTTTTAGTAGTTCTCAAGCTTCAAGTTCAAGCTCGAGTTTTGCCAGCAGTAAATCTGGATCATATACAGCCAATGGAG ATCCGAATGTTTTGCATCAATTAAATAGGAATTGGCCGTTTGACATTGCTACAAGCGTGAGTGGAGCCAGTTCTTGGCCATCTTTAAATGCAGGATCGCACGCCTCTGCATTTGCTAGTAGTAGTGCTGGCA GTTGGTCCGGATCTGAACCGATCGGtgtaaaaagttaa